One genomic window of Prochlorococcus marinus str. NATL2A includes the following:
- a CDS encoding YlxR family protein has translation MSQNPILRRCIACKKVLDRKYFLKVTRDFQNGVVFSGGMGRSAYLCPTESCFEEALKRKRLQKSLRCDIHSSVFNMLQKQLNTCIDSDTEA, from the coding sequence GTGAGTCAAAACCCCATTCTGCGTAGGTGTATAGCTTGCAAAAAAGTTCTTGATCGCAAGTATTTTTTGAAAGTTACTAGAGATTTTCAGAATGGAGTAGTTTTCTCAGGTGGGATGGGAAGATCAGCCTATCTCTGTCCAACTGAGTCATGTTTTGAAGAAGCTTTGAAGCGTAAAAGATTACAAAAGTCTTTGAGATGTGATATTCACTCAAGCGTTTTCAATATGCTCCAAAAACAACTTAATACCTGCATTGATTCAGATACTGAGGCATGA